In Rhizobium sp. 11515TR, the DNA window ATCGCATATGGCGGGATCATCCTCGGAAGTTCCTTCTCCCCAGCGGGGAGAAGGTGGCCCGAAGGGCCGGATGAGGGGGCTTTCCGATTTGAATTCATGGACTTTCGTGCTCGTGGCGGATACCCCCTCATCCGCCTGACGGCACCTTCTCCCCACTGGGGAGAAGGGGTGTGCGGCAGCTACCTGCTTCATGTGCGATTGGCCTGTGACACATGAGGCGGAATTTTGGCCGCGGACGGCGGAGGAAAATTAGCATGACGAGCTATGTATTGACAGTGACGTGCCAATCGACGCGTGGGATTGTTGCGGCGATCTCGAACTATCTGGCCGGACAGGGCTGCAACATCGTCGATTCCAGCCAGTTCGACGATCTCGATACCGGCAAGTTCTTCATGCGCGTCTCCTTCATCTCCGAGGAAGGGGTCGGCGGACCGGCGCTTGCCGAAGGCTTCAAGCCGATCGCCGAGAAGTTCGCCATGGATGCGGAGATCCACGATGCCAAGAAGCGCATGAAGGTGCTCTTGATGGTCTCGCGCTTCGGTCATTGCTTGAACGACCTGCTCTACCGCTGGAAGATCGGCGCATTGCCGATCGACATCGTCGGCGTCGTCTCCAACCATTTCGACTACCAGAAAGTGGTGGTCAATCACGATATCCCCTTCCACCACATCAAGGTAACGAAGGACAACAAGCCGCAGGCCGAAGCCCAGCTCCTGGAACTGGTCGAGCAGACCGGCACCGAGCTGGTGGTGCTCGCCCGCTATATGCAGGTTCTGTCGGATGCGCTCTGCCGAAAAATGTCGGGCCGCATCATCAACATCCACCATTCCTTCCTGCCGTCCTTCAAGGGGGCAAACCCTTATAAGCAGGCCTATGAGCGCGGCGTGAAGCTGATCGGGGCGACGGCGCATTATGTGACGGCCGATCTCGACGAAGGTCCGATCATCGAGCAGGACACGGCGCGCATCACCCATGCGCAGTCGGCCGAGGACTATGTCTCGATCGGCCGCGATGTGGAGAGCCAGGTACTGGCGCGTGCCATCCATGCGCATATCCACTATCGCACCTTCCTCAACGGCAACCGCACCGTCGTCTTCCCAGCAAGCCCGGGCTCCTATGCCTCCGAACGCATGGGGTGAGTGATGGCGCTCGCAACGGTGATCGACGGGAAACGAGCAGCAGCTTCGGTGATCGAGGCTGTGAAGGCTGCGGCGGCGGGACTTGAGGCGGAGGCCGGTGTGAAGACCGGTCTTGCGGTCATCATCGTCGGCGACGATCCGGCCAGCCACGCCTATGTGAACTCCAAGAGCAAGATGGCCAAGGAATGCGGCTTCAAGTCGGTGCAGCACACGCTGCCGGCGGAGACGACGCAGGAAGAGCTGGCAAGGCTGGTTTCCTCCCTGAATGACGATGCCTCCATCCACGGTATTCTCGTGCAATTGCCGCTGCCGAAGCATCTCGATTCGGAACCGATCATCCAGTCGATCAAGCCGGAAAAGGATGTCGATGGCCTGCATGTGGTCAATGCCGGCAAGCTGGCAACCGGCGATCTCGAAACCGGACTGATCTCGTGCACGCCGGCCGGCGCCATGCTGCTGGTGCGACAGGTGCATGGCGAGGACCTGTCGGGTCTGAATGCCGTCGTCATCGGTCGTTCCAACCTGTTCGGCAAGCCGATGGCGCAATTGCTGCTCAATGCCAGTGCCACTGTCACGACGGCGCATTCGCGGACCAAGGATCTCGCCTCCGTGGCAAGGGGTGCCGATATCCTGGTGGCGGCCGTTGGTCGACCGGAGATGATCAAGGCCGACTGGATCAAGCCGGGTGCCACTGTCATCGATGTCGGCATCAACCGGATCGCGGCCCCGGAGCGGGGCGAGGGCAAGAGCCGGCTGGTGGGCGATGTCGCCTATGGTGGAGCTTCCGAAGTCGCCGCCGCCATCACGCCGGTTCCGGGCGGTGTCGGCCCGATGACGATCGCCATGCTGATGGCCAATACCGTCATTGCCGCTTATCGCGCCGCGGGTAAGAAGCCGCCGAGGTGTTAGAGCGAAACACCATCCGGATGGCCAAGAAAAACCCTTCGGATCGGCTTGCCAAGGCGCGAAAGACGATTATAGTCAGGAAATAAATATTCCGTAGAAGAAAAAGAGGGAACGAAATGGCATTATCATGGCGTTTCTCCGCGTTGGCGGACCGGCACCGTGCTCTCGGATCGAAACTCGAGGACTGGAGCGGCATGGGAACCGCCTGGACTTACGATAAGGACATGTCGCAGGAGCATGTCGCGATCCGTACCAAGGCCGGCATCATGGACGTTTCCGGCCTCAAAAAGGTGCATCTGGTCGGACCGCACGCCATTGCCGTGCTCGACTATATCACCACCCGCGACATGTCGAAGATCTATCCCGGCCGCTCGGTTTACGCCGCGATGCTGAACGATCGCGGCTACTTCACCGACGACTGCATCGTCTACCGCACCGGTCCAAATTCCTGGATGCTGGTGCATGGCTCAGGCTCCGGCCACGAGGAAGTGCTCAAGCAGGCGGCCGGCCGCAACTGCGCTGTCCTCTTCGACGACGATCTGCACGATCTGTCGCTGCAAGGCCCGGTCGCCGTCGATTATCTCGCAAAATATGTGCCTGGGATCCGCGATCTTAAATATTTCCATCACATGCAGACGACGCTGTTCGGCGCGCCTGTGATGATCTCGCGCACAGGCTATACCGGCGAGCGCGGTTATGAGATCTTCGTGCGCGGCCAGGATGCGCCAATGGTTTGGGACCGCATCGTCGCGGAAGGCGAGGAGATGGGGATCATCCCCTGCTGCTTCAGCGTTCTCGACATGCTGCGCGTTGAAAGCTATCTGCTCTTTTATCCCTACGATAACTCGCAGATGTACCCCTTCGCCGACCAGCCGCCCGGCGATAGCCTTTGGGAACTCGGCCTCGATTTCACCGTCAGCCCCGGCAAGACCGGCTTCCGCGGTGCCGAGGAACATGCGCGCCTCAAGGGCAAGGAGCGCTTCAAGATCTTCGGTATGCTCATCGATGCCGACGGTCCGGCCGATCTCGGCGACGAGGTCTATTACGAGGGCAAAAAGGTCGGCGTCATCACTTGCCCCTGCTATTCGACACTGACGAAGAAATCGATGGCGATCGCCCGCCTCGATGTCGACAAGGCCGTGCAGGGCACGAAGCTCGAAGTGCGCGGCAAGAGCCTGAAGGCGAGTGCGATTGCCCATACGCTGCCATTCGATGACCCGGAAAAGAAGAAGAGGACGGCCATCGGCTAAGGAGGCGCTCATGCTTGTCGAAGGCATCAAGAGCCGACCGGTCTACAAAGGCCTCTCCATCCAGCCGCATGCCCGGCGGCATCTGTTCGCGCTGGAAGGCGAGGGGGCCAACGCCCTCCTCGACCAGATGGCCGGGCTTGACGATACCGTCCTGTCGCGCAGCGAAATCCTCTATGTCGCGCGTGACTCGCAGGGCAGGGGCCATGACGAGGCTCTACGCAGCCTTGGCGCAGATATGTTCTTCACGGCGCCGACGATTGCGACATTGCTCTTCCGTCTGAAGGGCTCGCTTACAACGGCGCATATGGGCACGCGGCTTTATATCGCCGGCACCGAGGGTTTTATTGGCCAGGCGATGATGTTGGCGCTCGATTACGGCATGGATCATGCCTCGATCATCACCGAACATCGCGGTTCCCTGGCGCGTCGCGTACAATGCGTCCATTGCAAGGGCATCACCGAGGATGTCACGCATAGTCCCTTTGCCTGCGGCCATTGCGGGCTTCCGTTGTTGGTGCGCGACCACTATTCGCGTCGCCTCGGTGCCTTTCAGGGCGTCAACATCGATGCGGAAGAGCCGGGTACGGCGCCTGATCCCGAGGAGTT includes these proteins:
- the purU gene encoding formyltetrahydrofolate deformylase, producing MTSYVLTVTCQSTRGIVAAISNYLAGQGCNIVDSSQFDDLDTGKFFMRVSFISEEGVGGPALAEGFKPIAEKFAMDAEIHDAKKRMKVLLMVSRFGHCLNDLLYRWKIGALPIDIVGVVSNHFDYQKVVVNHDIPFHHIKVTKDNKPQAEAQLLELVEQTGTELVVLARYMQVLSDALCRKMSGRIINIHHSFLPSFKGANPYKQAYERGVKLIGATAHYVTADLDEGPIIEQDTARITHAQSAEDYVSIGRDVESQVLARAIHAHIHYRTFLNGNRTVVFPASPGSYASERMG
- the folD gene encoding bifunctional methylenetetrahydrofolate dehydrogenase/methenyltetrahydrofolate cyclohydrolase FolD, producing MALATVIDGKRAAASVIEAVKAAAAGLEAEAGVKTGLAVIIVGDDPASHAYVNSKSKMAKECGFKSVQHTLPAETTQEELARLVSSLNDDASIHGILVQLPLPKHLDSEPIIQSIKPEKDVDGLHVVNAGKLATGDLETGLISCTPAGAMLLVRQVHGEDLSGLNAVVIGRSNLFGKPMAQLLLNASATVTTAHSRTKDLASVARGADILVAAVGRPEMIKADWIKPGATVIDVGINRIAAPERGEGKSRLVGDVAYGGASEVAAAITPVPGGVGPMTIAMLMANTVIAAYRAAGKKPPRC
- a CDS encoding aminomethyltransferase family protein, which translates into the protein MALSWRFSALADRHRALGSKLEDWSGMGTAWTYDKDMSQEHVAIRTKAGIMDVSGLKKVHLVGPHAIAVLDYITTRDMSKIYPGRSVYAAMLNDRGYFTDDCIVYRTGPNSWMLVHGSGSGHEEVLKQAAGRNCAVLFDDDLHDLSLQGPVAVDYLAKYVPGIRDLKYFHHMQTTLFGAPVMISRTGYTGERGYEIFVRGQDAPMVWDRIVAEGEEMGIIPCCFSVLDMLRVESYLLFYPYDNSQMYPFADQPPGDSLWELGLDFTVSPGKTGFRGAEEHARLKGKERFKIFGMLIDADGPADLGDEVYYEGKKVGVITCPCYSTLTKKSMAIARLDVDKAVQGTKLEVRGKSLKASAIAHTLPFDDPEKKKRTAIG
- a CDS encoding dimethylamine monooxygenase subunit DmmA family protein, with the translated sequence MLVEGIKSRPVYKGLSIQPHARRHLFALEGEGANALLDQMAGLDDTVLSRSEILYVARDSQGRGHDEALRSLGADMFFTAPTIATLLFRLKGSLTTAHMGTRLYIAGTEGFIGQAMMLALDYGMDHASIITEHRGSLARRVQCVHCKGITEDVTHSPFACGHCGLPLLVRDHYSRRLGAFQGVNIDAEEPGTAPDPEELFL